The following coding sequences are from one Mustela lutreola isolate mMusLut2 chromosome 5, mMusLut2.pri, whole genome shotgun sequence window:
- the LOC131832601 gene encoding LOW QUALITY PROTEIN: keratin, type II cytoskeletal 8-like (The sequence of the model RefSeq protein was modified relative to this genomic sequence to represent the inferred CDS: deleted 1 base in 1 codon), which produces MSIMVTQRSYKVSTSGPQAFSTRSYTSRPGSHISSSAFSWVGGSFQGGLNSSMRVVGGYGGGARGMGGITAVSVNQSLLGPLKLEVDPNIQAVRTQEKEQIKTLNNKLASFIDKVRHLEQQNKVLETNWSLLQQQKTARSNIDNMFESYISILRWQLDTLGQEKLKLEVELGNMQGLVEDFKNKYEEEIKERADMENEFVLIKKDVGEAYMNKVELESRLEGLTDEINFLRQLYEEEIRELQSQILDTSVVLSMDNSHSLDLDGIISEVKAQYEDIANRSRVEAETMYQIKYEELQTLAEKRGNDLRRTKMEISEMNRSISRLQAEIEALKNQRAALEAAIANAEQRGELAIKDANGKVAELEASLQRAKQDMAQQLRECQELMNFKLALDIEIATYSKLLEGEESRLESGMQNMSIHTKTTSGFSGGLSSTYGALPSPSLNYGLSSFQSSFGPSGSFSHGSSSKAVVVKKIETRDGKLVSESSDVLSK; this is translated from the exons ATGTCCATCATGGTGACCCAGAGGTCCTACAAGGTGTCCACCTCCGGCCCCCAGGCCTTCAGCACCCGCTCCTACACCAGCAGGCCTGGCTCCCATATCAGCTCGTCTGCCTTCTCCTGGGTGGGTGGCAGCTTCCAGGGGGGCCTGAACAGCAGCATGAGGGTGGTCGGGGGCTACGGCGGCGGGGCCAGGGGTATGGGGGGCATCACGGCCGTCTCAGTGAACCAGAGCCTGCTGGGCCCCCTTAAGCTGGAAGTGGATCCCAACATCCAAGCTGTGCGCACCCAGGAGAAGGAGCAGATCAAGACCCTCAACAACAAATTAGCCTCCTTCATCGACAAGGTGAGGCACCTGGAGCAGCAGAACAAAGTTCTGGAGACCAACTGGAGCCTCCTACAGCAGCAGAAGACTGCGCGGAGCAACATAGACAACATGTTCGAGAGCTACATCAGCATCCTCCGGTGGCAGTTGGACACCCTGGGCCAGGAGAAGCTGAAGCTGGAGGTGGAGCTTGGCAACATGCAGGGGCTGGTGGAGGACTTCAAGAATAAATATGAGGAGGAGATCAAAGAGCGTGCAGACATGGAGAATGAATTTGTCCTCATCAAGAAGGATGTGGGCGAAGCTTACATGAACAAGGTAGAACTCGAGTCCCGCCTGGAAGGGCTGACCGATGAGATC AACTTCTTAAGGCAGCTGTATGAAGAGGAGATCCGTGAGCTGCAGTCCCAGATCTTGGACACGTCTGTGGTCCTATCCATGGACAACAGCCACTCCCTGGACCTGGATGGCATCATCTCCGAGGTCAAGGCCCAGTATGAGGACATCGCCAACCGTAGCCGGGTTGAAGCTGAGACCATGTACCAGATCAAATACGAGGAGCTGCAGACATTGGCTGAGAAGCGTGGAAATGACCTCCGTCGCACGAAGATGGAGATTTCTGAGATGAATCGGAGCATCAGCCGACTCCAGGCTGAGATTGAGGCCCTCAAAAACCAGAGGGCTGCCCTGGAGGCTGCCATTGCCAATGCTGAGCAGCGCGGGGAGCTGGCCATTAAGGATGCCAATGGCAAGGTGGCCGAGCTGGAGGCCTCCCTGCAGCGAGCCAAGCAGGACATGGCCCAGCAGCTGCGTGAGTGCCAGGAGCTCATGAACTTCAAGTTGGCCCTGGACATTGAGATTGCCACCTACAGCAAGCTGCTGGAGGGCGAGGAGAGCCGGCTGGAGTCTGGGATGCAGAACATGAGTATCCATACTAAGACCACCAGTGGCTTCTCAGGTGGCCTGAGCTCAACCTATGGGGCCCTCCCAAGCCCTAGCCTCAACTATGGCCTGAGCTCCTTTCAGTCCAGCTTTGGCCCCTCCGGGTCCTTCAGCCATGGCAGCTCCTCCAAGGCTGTGGTGGTGAAGAAGATTGAGACCCGTGACGGGAAGCTGGTGTCCGAGTCGTCTGATGTCCTGTCCAAGTGA